The Winogradskyella schleiferi genome contains the following window.
TGGCATTCTAAAATGTTCACGTAGTAATGCAACTTTTTCGACATCAAAATCATCGAGGGCAACAAAACGATCAAATTTGATGGTTCTGAATTTGTAAGCAATGCCTTTTACGATATCATTTTGATTCCATTCTTCAATGTAAAATGTATCGTCAATAAATTCCCAAGGCCAAGGTTCTTGGTCGAGTTTCTTTTTGGTTAGTAGATACACATTGTTACCTTCAGCTTTTACACTTTTTAGAAAATCTTCACCTTTAAAATAGGTTGAAATACAGAGGAAATTTAGTGGTTTATCGGCCATGGTTTTTTTGATTAGAATCAAGATCGCTTTGCTTACAAAGCCAAGAATCAAGACTTGTTTGATTATTATAGTATCTGTTCGAGTGATTCCGGTTTTTTAGCCGAATCGTATCGAGAACAGATTTAAGTTTAAAAAAGATTCTCAACACTAATTTTTTTCAAAAAAATGAAAAAAATTCACTCGAATAAATGAGCATTTCTTATGTAGTTTCAATTTACAAAACTCTGAATTACTTCAAAGCTTTTTCCTTAATAAATTCAGTAATCAATTGAATGCCATAACCAGAAGCACTTTTCATCTTCGCATAAGGCGAACTTCCAAAAGATACGCCTGCGATATCCAAATGCATCCAATTTTTATGATCTTCAGTAAAAGATTCCAAAAATTGGGCTGCATTTGTGGCTCCCGTTAAAGGTTTGCCACTAAAATTCCTTAAATCTGCGATATCGCTATGTAAGTCGCTTTTGTATTCTTCGAACATCGGTAATTGCCAAACGCGTTCGTGTACTTTATAGCCGATGTCAGACATGGTTTTTGCCATAGCTTTATTATGAGTAAACATTCCTGCTGCTTCATAACCTAAGGTTCTTACGACGCTTCCTGTTAAAGTTGCTAAATCAATTAGATAGTCAGGTTTTAAATTTTTCACCGCATAACTTAAACCGTCTGCTAAAACCAAACGGCCTTCGGCATCAGTGTCTATTATTTCTATGGTTTTGCCAGAGTAGGAATCAATAACGTCTCCTGGTCGGTAACTTTCTGCATCTACTGCATTTTCGGCAGAGCAGACAATACCAACAATGTTTATTTTCAGTTTTAGTTTGGCAATCAATTCCACAACCCCTAAAACGACTGCGGCTCCTCCCATATCACTTTTCATATAGTGTAAATTGGTAGAGGGTTTGATGGACAATCCACCAGAGTCGAATGTAATTCCTTTACCAACTAAAGCGATATCCACTTTTTTACTGGATTTACCATTGTATTCGTTAATGATAACTACAGGTTTGTTTACGCTGCCTTTTCCAACCGATAAAACGGCTTCAAAACCTTGCTTTTTAAGTTCTTTATGTTTGAGAACTGTACATTCATAGTTAGCATTTTTAGATGATTTTTCCGCCCAATCCCCTAAAAATTCAGGGGTTTTGATATTCGGTGGCGCATCAACCAACCCCTTTATTCTGTTGATGGTTTCTCCAGTGTATTTTCCTTCGTCTAAAATTTTCTTAACGCTTTTGGTAGAAGAAAATGATACGGTTATTTTATTTTGCTTCTCCTTTTTCGATTTGAATTCGCCAATTTCATATTGTGCCATTTCTAGCCCAATCACGGCTTTTCTCACTTCATCTTCGGTTAAATTCTCAGCATACACCTGAATGGATTTATCCCAATATTTTTGGGTGTCAAAGGCCAATTTTTGAAAGGTATTTTCTAATTGAGCACTGTGTTTTTCTTCGCCTAATCCTATGAGGTATATTCTGTTACCTTCACTACCATAAAGTAATTGATGCGTAGAGAAACTGCCATCGAAATCAGGCTTTGCTATGGGTAAAAAATATTTTATCGCTTGTAGATTATCCTTTCTACAGGGTAGAATAAAATCTTTTGAAGTATTTAAAGTTTTGGTGTGTTTGTATGTCATAACTATTGAATTAAAAATAGAGCCATTTTACGGCTTTCGGGAATTCTTCGCGCCAATGTTCTTCGGCATGGCTGCCATCTTCATTAATTGAAAAGTGAAAATCAATATGATACCCTTTTACCATGCGTTCTTTGATAATTGCGCCTAGTTTTTGAGCATTAGGTAAATGCTCAATACTTTCCTTTCCGCCAGAATAGAGATAAATCTTCGATTCTTCAAGCGGTTGAAAGGTTTTTGTATTGTTAAAAATCGTTTTGGAAATCCATAAACTCGGCGAAAAAATCATCATTTTACCAAAAATCTTCGGGTTTTTTAGTCCTGCGTGCAAACTGATAAGTCCTCCCATAGAACTGCCTCCAATGCCAGTATTATCAAAATCGGTCAAGGTTCGGTAATGGCTATTGATGTATGGAATTAATTTTTCAATCATAAATTGAATATAAAAATTACCTTTTCCTTCGCCAAACCTTGGATGATAATATGGTAAATATTCATTGATGCGTTCTTCGTTTCCATGATCTACGGCAATAATAATGAGATCTCCAAATCCTTCTTCGGCCAATTTTGCCATGGATTTATCAATGGCCCAATCTCCAAAAGGCGCCATTGGGTTAAATAAATTTTGGCCATCCTGCAAATAGAGTACAGGATAGCGCTTTTCGGTTTCGTAATAATCGTGTGGTAATAATGCCGAAATTTTTCGGGTAGCATTAAGATGTGGAATTTCGTAGGCTTCTTCCAGCACTTCAATAATAGGTTCGAACTCCGTCACTGTCATTTATTTTAATTTAGGTGTAGCGAAAATACTATTTTATGATATTAGATACCTAAAAAAATTAAACAGATGTTAACAATGTAATAAGGATGGATTAATTTATATGCTAAATATTGAAGTCATTGAATGGAATTTAAAAATATCGCTTTAACCTGTAAATTGAAGATTAAAATTTTATAAGCTATTTTAGCCTTGTCTTTTTCAACTTACAAGGTAACCAAATCACTGTTATATGGCTTCAAATCATGAGCTTATAGATAAATTAATTGAGAAATTAGAATTGCTTTTTAAACAACAAGCTAAGTTTTCTGCTGAAATTAATAGTCTTAAAGAGGAATTGTACCGATTACAATCTGATGTAAGTCAAGCGAAGCCAGAAGCAATTAAAGAAGAACCCTTAGAAGAGTTTACTAAAAATGAAGCGGTGAATCCTAATGTTGAGAATACAATTGACATAGAAGAAAGAATTCAACAAGAACCTGAATCTATTTCGGATGTTCAGAAGCGTAATAAGTTTATTGAAGAATTAAAGTCAAATTCTGAAACCAAGACAGCAAAATCGAAATCGAGTTTAGAGAAATTTATAGGCGAAAACATTCTGAATAAAATCGGCATCATCATTACGATTATAGGTGTTGCAATTGGTACAAAATATTCCATAGAAAACGATTTAATAAGTCCGTTGACCCGAATTATCCTTGGGTATTTAACCGCTATTGGTTTACTTGGTTTTGGCATTAAACTCAAAGAAAAATACGAATCTTACAGTGCTGTTTTAGTGAGTGGCGCTATCGTAATTTTATACTTTATCACGTTTTTTGCCCATAGTTTTTACGGGCTAATTCCGCAATCGGTCACCTTCGCTCTTATGGTAGTTTTTACGGCATTTACAGTGGTTGCAGCTATAAGTTATAACCGACAGGTCATTGCACATATTGGTTTGGTGGGTGCTTATGCTGTACCTTTTTTATTGAGCAACGATACTGGTCGCGCAGACATATTATTTGGTTATATGGCGATTATTAACATTGGAATTTTAATTATTTCGTTCAAAAAATATTGGAAATCACTTTACTATTCGGCTTTTATATTTACATGGCTTATTTTTATGTCTTGGTATTTTTTCGACTATAAACCAGAAGAACATTTCGGACTGGCTTTATCCTTTCTAACCTTATTTTTCCTCATATTTTATATCACATTTATAGCTTACAAACTCCTAAAAAAAGAAGCCTTCAATTCTGGAGATGTGGTTGTGTTATTGCTAAATTCCTTCGTGTTTTATGGATTGGGTTATGCGGTTTTAAATGATTACGAAACA
Protein-coding sequences here:
- a CDS encoding leucyl aminopeptidase family protein codes for the protein MTYKHTKTLNTSKDFILPCRKDNLQAIKYFLPIAKPDFDGSFSTHQLLYGSEGNRIYLIGLGEEKHSAQLENTFQKLAFDTQKYWDKSIQVYAENLTEDEVRKAVIGLEMAQYEIGEFKSKKEKQNKITVSFSSTKSVKKILDEGKYTGETINRIKGLVDAPPNIKTPEFLGDWAEKSSKNANYECTVLKHKELKKQGFEAVLSVGKGSVNKPVVIINEYNGKSSKKVDIALVGKGITFDSGGLSIKPSTNLHYMKSDMGGAAVVLGVVELIAKLKLKINIVGIVCSAENAVDAESYRPGDVIDSYSGKTIEIIDTDAEGRLVLADGLSYAVKNLKPDYLIDLATLTGSVVRTLGYEAAGMFTHNKAMAKTMSDIGYKVHERVWQLPMFEEYKSDLHSDIADLRNFSGKPLTGATNAAQFLESFTEDHKNWMHLDIAGVSFGSSPYAKMKSASGYGIQLITEFIKEKALK
- a CDS encoding alpha/beta hydrolase; amino-acid sequence: MTVTEFEPIIEVLEEAYEIPHLNATRKISALLPHDYYETEKRYPVLYLQDGQNLFNPMAPFGDWAIDKSMAKLAEEGFGDLIIIAVDHGNEERINEYLPYYHPRFGEGKGNFYIQFMIEKLIPYINSHYRTLTDFDNTGIGGSSMGGLISLHAGLKNPKIFGKMMIFSPSLWISKTIFNNTKTFQPLEESKIYLYSGGKESIEHLPNAQKLGAIIKERMVKGYHIDFHFSINEDGSHAEEHWREEFPKAVKWLYF